The Portunus trituberculatus isolate SZX2019 chromosome 50, ASM1759143v1, whole genome shotgun sequence genome includes the window CGGAAAACAAAACCAAGTTTTGCATGTAGGTACTTCTTGATAGTATTTACTGTAAATGGTATTTTGCACAATGCTGACTTTTGTTATAAGCATTAAGGAGTCCTGTTGGTTACTAGCTGTTTGTTCCAGATCCAGGtataactgaagaaacaccagTGGAGATGCCAGCAGTTACaggtaaacatacatacaacatCATTTTATATCGCCAAGCTATACAACATAATCCTTATAATTGTTTGTTCTTTGTAATTTCATTGAACACAAAAGACTTTCTAGAAACATTTTCTGTGAAGTTTCTTTTTGATGAAGTGTGTGATTTGTGTGGCTCTGCAGGCGGCAGCAGTGAGCCCATGTCCCCGTCAGGCCAGGCCGGACAGTACTGCCTCGATGACTTTGAGTTGATCCGTGTGATTGGCCGCGGCTCTTATGCCAAGGTTCTCATGGTGGAGCTCAAGAAGACCAAAAGGATCTATGCCATGAAAGTCATCAAGAAGACACTAGTCACAGATGATGAGGTAATCTTTCATTCATCTTAGCCCTACAGCATCAAGAAGAAATTTTGTTAACATGTATCAAATATCCATCCTTGGTTTTTGTAATagtatataatttttatttctgtttcagGACATTGACTGGGTTCAGACTGAGAAACACGTATTTGAGACTGCTTCCAATCACCCCTTCCTGGTGGGTCTGCACTCCTGCTTCCAGACTCCGTCCAGACTCTTCTTTGTGATAGAGTTTGTGCGTGGTGGTGACCTCATGTTCCACATGCAGCGGCAGCGACGCCTCCCAGAGGAACACGCTAGATTTTATGCTGCAGAAATCTGTCTGGCTCTCAACTTCCTCCATGAAAAGGGTAATTGATATTGTTTCCTAGTATTGATAATGTATATGCAAACGTTTCTGCTGCTATCTTTTCTTCAGATGCATCTAAGTAAAGAGGAACTGACTCAGTGTATGAggagttttgttgttgtagtgtggGAGAAGGATAGATGCATCATATtaacctctctttcttcctgttgtGTTTAAAGGCATCATCTATCGAGACCTCAAGTTAGACAATGTACTGCTGGACCATGAGGGCCACATCAAGCTCACTGACTATGGCATGTGCAAGGAAGGCATCCGTCCGGGAGACACAACCTCCACCTTCTGTGGCACACCTAACTACATTGCCCCTGAAATTCTGCAAGGTGTTGAGTACAGCTTCAGGTGAGCATGTCTTGCCTTGGTGCTGTGGTGATAAGGATTTCTCTCATGGTGAACCATTGTAAAGAATCAGTGCCTTTTTTTatgtcccttctttccttttccatattcactaaTTAGCATTcagtgtgaatttttttttaaatgtctgAGACAGGTCAACTGCTAGATTTAAGATAAGAGCTTACTGAAGCAATACATTGATTGTGTAGATTGGTTTTATAGAATGCAGTCCCTTTGTGTTGAGATACTGTGTCCCTTGTCCCCTGTCAGTGTTGATTGGTGGGCCCTGGGTGTGCTGCTGTACGAGATGCTGGCTGGCAAGAGTCCGTTTGACATTGTGGGTGCTTCAGACAACCCTGACTGCAACACAGAGGATTTCCTCTTCAAGGTGAATAAAAGCAGTTGAAATTTCATGTTGTAAGTTTGCTTCCTTTGTATATCTTCCACAGATCATATTTCTACTATTTATTTCCAGTCATCCTTGAGCGGCCAATCCGTATCCCTCGGTCGCTGTCAGTCAAGGCTGCCTCCATCCTGAAGGGCTTCCTCAATAAGAATCCAGTGGATCGCCTGGGTTGTCATCCCGAGACTGGCTTTACAGACATAATTTCTCATCCCTTCTTCAAGACCATCATCTGGGAAATGGTCAGTAGCCATGTCAGTTTGgagaactttttatttttgctgcatCTCATAACTAGAAAGAATGTTTGTATGTCAATTATGTTCTGTTTCCATCAATAAGCTTGCCTCCATAATACATGTCTCATTATTTCTCCATGTAGCTTGACTCATATATACAAAGGATTTATCTTGCGAGAGTCAAGTTATAAAGTAGAATGAAAGTTGAACGTTAATTGTGGGAGACACTACAAATTAATGAGtggcctcccctccccccatcccctTATGTGACAATGGAAGCTGAAAAAATCACCAAGGAATGAGATTATCAGAGAGCAGTAAGGCAAAGAAAAAGTTACATTATAAGATCTTTCAAACAAGGAGTATATTTTTCAAAGAAGCAGTGAAAGGTATTGCTTGCAGAGGTACTGATCATAACCTGTCATATTCTTGGGTTTCATATTGGTGTAAACACATAGACCATGAAcatggtaaggaaaggaaaggagtaagaaaaaaatcttaatggaaattgattttattatcttttcagctttttcatattatttaatACACTTCTTATTTCAGCTGGTAGCCCCATGATGCAGTCTCTTTTTTAATTGCTGTatactgtatttctttttgatattcttcccttctcccctaccTACCTTTTGTATaaatcttctcttatcttctttgaTTCATTGAAGGTTAGATATTCTCAGTATGCCCGTGCTAGCATTTAAATTTGAGCACTGCAGGAGTATTGATGTGTAAGCATGTATATACCATGTAACAGTACTGACTAGGAAGCACACAATGTGAAATATGCAGTAAAAGTTTGCAATGGTGTAATGGTGTACTATCAGTTCACTTTATTATgtgaaagaagtaaaaacaagGGTTAGGAACACTGGAGTACAGGTGTGCATAAACATAGGTATGTGGAAGCattatggaaggaagggaaaatatgtGAAGAGGTATTCAATATTCAATGGAAAAatagtgtaagagagagagaagatgctaGATATCGTGGTTCAGACATAGACAAGGACAAAACTGGTAAAGAGCTGAGACTTGTGGGGCATGCCTATGATGAAGGGTAGGACAGCAAGTGTGAAGATAAGGAGACTGTGTGATTGCATAATAGTGGTGCACATGGCTATGGAATACAGGGAAAGGATTTAAGATTCAGATAATGGAGTTCTGTAAGGGGTGCTAGTGTTGCCAGTAGATTAAAAGGTGGAGGCAATGAAAGTGTAAATGGAGTATTTTGTTTGTGTAGCATTGCGtagtactagagagagagagagagagatctgttgTATCTTACTGTGAAGGCTCATATAATTTGCAGTATATTTGTATTAAAAAGTGATGTATTGTGCAGAGGTTAGTATGCTTGGCTCTTGCTGGAGAGGACCAGGTTCAAATGATTGGTGAGACCATCCTGTAAGTCTGTAAATGTGTCTGGTGACTGTCAGGAGTGAGTGGAAGACCAACAGTTctaccctttgtgtgtgtgtgtgtgtgtgtgtgtgtgtatgtgtttgtatgttggCTAGACAAGACAGTAAGTGATTTGTGCCATTCTTGAAAGGGCAAACTGGCAaaggtataaaaagaaaagaatcttTCCTATTCATATTCATTGGAATGGCCATTTTCAGCTGGAACAAAAACAAATTCCTACCCCATTCAAGCCACGGGTGGATGGAGAAAGAGATCTTGAAAACTTTGATCCCCAGTTTACAGCAGAGCCTGTACAGTTTACTCCTGACGACCAGTAAGTCTAGCTCTCCTGtggcctcctccctcaccactcccTTGGTTGTGCTGCTGGTCAGGCTGACAGGCTGGTGAG containing:
- the LOC123499521 gene encoding atypical protein kinase C-like isoform X2, coding for MPMQAPATDGAKGEPPEIRVKIAFSGEIYITYIPPALEVETLEQEIRAMCKFDSAQVFTVKWIDEEGDPCTISSQQELNEALRLYDLNKDSELTIHVFPNVPEPGMPCQGEDRSIYRRGARRWRKLYKVNGHIFQAKRFNRRAFCEFCKDRIWGLGRQGFKCTQCKLLVHKKCHKLQKVPCNADLDTSTDTLASHESSTLPRSGTNGRMAVQEFTEEISGKDPGITEETPVEMPAVTGGSSEPMSPSGQAGQYCLDDFELIRVIGRGSYAKVLMVELKKTKRIYAMKVIKKTLVTDDEDIDWVQTEKHVFETASNHPFLVGLHSCFQTPSRLFFVIEFVRGGDLMFHMQRQRRLPEEHARFYAAEICLALNFLHEKGIIYRDLKLDNVLLDHEGHIKLTDYGMCKEGIRPGDTTSTFCGTPNYIAPEILQGVEYSFSVDWWALGVLLYEMLAGKSPFDIVGASDNPDCNTEDFLFKSSLSGQSVSLGRCQSRLPPS
- the LOC123499521 gene encoding atypical protein kinase C-like isoform X3; protein product: MPMQAPATDGAKGEPPEIRVKIAFSGEIYITYIPPALEVETLEQEIRAMCKFDSAQVFTVKWIDEEGDPCTISSQQELNEALRLYDLNKDSELTIHVFPNVPEPGMPCQGEDRSIYRRGARRWRKLYKVNGHIFQAKRFNRRAFCEFCKDRIWGLGRQGFKCTQCKLLVHKKCHKLQKVPCNADLDTSTDTLASHESSTLPRSGTNGRMAVQEFTEEISGKDPGITEETPVEMPAVTGGSSEPMSPSGQAGQYCLDDFELIRVIGRGSYAKVLMVELKKTKRIYAMKVIKKTLVTDDEDIDWVQTEKHVFETASNHPFLVGLHSCFQTPSRLFFVIEFVRGGDLMFHMQRQRRLPEEHARFYAAEICLALNFLHEKGIIYRDLKLDNVLLDHEGHIKLTDYGMCKEGIRPGDTTSTFCGTPNYIAPEILQGVEYSFSVDWWALGVLLYEMLAGKSPFDIVGASDNPDCNTEDFLFKVNKSIILERPIRIPRSLSVKAASILKGFLNKNPVDRLGCHPETGFTDIISHPFFKTIIWEMLEQRQVPPPYRPRLDSDRDLANFPPEFTDEPIQLTPDDARAIENIDQSEFEGFEYVNPLLMSMEDCV